The Schistocerca cancellata isolate TAMUIC-IGC-003103 unplaced genomic scaffold, iqSchCanc2.1 HiC_scaffold_1147, whole genome shotgun sequence genome includes a window with the following:
- the LOC126159810 gene encoding E3 SUMO-protein ligase ZBED1-like, which translates to MLQAAYTAAKEKVVDKLSAVKTNALKHFVSIQQKVKTIVAFFMRSCKATERLLTYQQNNGAGHVKKLVQEVPTRCSEDFIVLFTVDFQQLTDEEWNICSELCSVLKPFAQVSTQLSAESYPTGSQVIVLTRGLLSVCAELLKRPFNSVTRTIIEELTTGLKDRFHNVEMSKSIGVATLLDPCFKSLVFESRVAADNAKKQLIELVAEKMGDRRLTNTGQSHETVSTSTTTDPLSVWGVCDAIVKSTQPQGTPQSAAIVEVHRYMDSPVISRSEDPLAWWRENQYIFPNIAKVVREKFNIVATSVPCERIFSKTGIIINERRTRLKASKVEKLIFLNMNSTNS; encoded by the exons ATGCTGCAAGCAGCATACACAGCAGCAAAGGAGAAAGTGGTAGACAAACTGTCAGCTGTGAAGACA AATGCACTAAAACATTTTGTGTCAATTCAGCAGAAAGTCAAAACTATTGTAGCATTCTTCATGAGAAGCTGCAAGGCAACAGAAAGACTGCTGACATACCAACAAAATAATGGGGCAGGTCATGTTAAAAAACTGGTGCAGGAGGTGCCAACAAG ATGCAGTGAAGACTTCATTGTACTATTCACAGTTGATTTTCAACAACTGACAGACGAGGAATGGAACATCTGCTCAGAACTCTGCTCTGTGTTGAAGCCATTTGCACAGGTTTCAACACAGCTTAGTGCTGAGTCATATCCTACCGGCAGCCAA GTTATTGTTCTGACAAGGGGATTATTATCAGtgtgtgcagaacttttgaaaagGCCATTTAACAGTGTGACAAGGACCATcattgaagaattaacaacagGCCTGAAGGATCGTTTCCACAATGTAGAGATGAGCAAATCTATAGGAGTAGCCACTCTACTAGATCCATGCTTTAAATCTCTTGTGTTTGAAAGCCGAGTTGCAGCAGATAATGCAAAGAAACAGCTTATTGAACTAGTAGCAGAAAAGATGGGTGACAGAAGACTGACAAACACAGGCCAGAGCCATGAAACTGTGTCAACTTCGACCACCACTGATCCCTTGTCAGTATGGGGTGTCTGTGATGCAATTGTAAAATCAACACAGCCCCAGGGCACTCCTCAGTCAGCTGCTATTGTGGAAGTACACAGGTACATGGACAGCCCAGTTATTAGTAGAAGTGAGGATCCACTGGCATGGTGGCGTGAAAATCAATATATTTTCCCAAATATTGCTAAAGTGGTGAGGGAAAAATTCAATATAGTGGCCACTTCTGTGCCGTGcgaaagaatattttctaaaactgGTATCATTATAAATGAAAGGCGAACACGGCTGAAGGCGTCCAAAGTTGAGAAACTTATATTTCTAAATATGAACAGTACTAACTCCTGA